A window from Hymenobacter volaticus encodes these proteins:
- a CDS encoding bile acid:sodium symporter family protein → MSSPTTSKPTTSENPFVALLRRAGLLDWFLLGLMGTVALAYLVPDVGSKASPIPWKLLTTTGVALIFFFYGLRLNLEKLKAGLRNWKLHTVVQLTTFVVFPLLALAVRPFFGNEKADLLWQSIFFLCTLPSTVSTSVVMVGIAGGNLPAAIFNASISSLIGIFLTPIWTSLILHTGTGNGQLWGLALDLTWQVVLPVVVGVLLNPRFGSFAEQHKQTLRTFDQIVILLIVFTSFCESFAEGVFRSYIPTDVLLLGLGMVALYFVIFALVWGLSALLGFTREDRIVALFCGSKKSLVHGSVMASLLFPATAATGALLLPLMLYHALQIILASVMAQRMGQKTTI, encoded by the coding sequence ATGTCGTCACCTACTACTTCCAAGCCAACAACCTCCGAAAACCCCTTCGTAGCCTTGCTCCGCCGGGCTGGGCTGCTCGACTGGTTTTTGCTAGGGTTGATGGGCACTGTAGCCTTGGCATATCTGGTACCGGATGTAGGCAGCAAAGCAAGTCCGATACCCTGGAAGCTGCTGACTACAACAGGCGTGGCTTTGATTTTCTTTTTTTATGGGCTGCGGCTGAACCTGGAAAAGCTAAAAGCCGGGCTACGCAATTGGAAGCTCCACACGGTGGTACAGCTTACTACGTTTGTGGTGTTTCCACTGCTGGCGCTGGCCGTGCGGCCTTTTTTCGGCAACGAAAAGGCGGACCTGCTCTGGCAGAGTATTTTCTTTCTTTGCACGCTGCCTAGTACGGTTTCCACGTCGGTGGTGATGGTGGGCATTGCGGGTGGCAACTTGCCCGCGGCTATCTTCAATGCGAGCATTAGCAGTTTAATCGGCATCTTCCTCACCCCTATCTGGACCAGCCTTATTCTGCACACCGGCACCGGGAACGGCCAGCTTTGGGGCTTGGCCCTCGACCTGACGTGGCAGGTGGTATTGCCCGTGGTGGTGGGCGTGCTGCTTAACCCGCGCTTTGGCAGCTTCGCCGAGCAGCACAAACAAACCCTGCGCACCTTCGACCAGATTGTTATCCTGCTCATCGTCTTCACGTCGTTCTGCGAGTCGTTTGCTGAAGGCGTTTTCCGCAGCTACATTCCCACCGATGTGCTGTTGCTCGGCTTGGGTATGGTGGCCCTGTACTTCGTGATTTTTGCGTTGGTGTGGGGCTTAAGTGCTTTGCTCGGTTTCACGCGCGAGGACCGGATTGTGGCGCTGTTCTGCGGATCGAAGAAGTCGTTGGTGCACGGCAGCGTCATGGCCAGCTTGCTGTTTCCAGCTACCGCCGCTACAGGTGCGTTGCTGCTGCCGCTGATGCTTTACCACGCCTTACAAATCATTTTGGCTAGTGTTATGGCGCAACGGATGGGCCAAAAAACGACTATATAG
- a CDS encoding ankyrin repeat domain-containing protein has product MKKLLLVIVLFSGLATVTLAQTPTQKVYAAVVKNKPADVEALLKAGADPNAPVEMMPGFPTSFLILAAGRSQTEIVKILLQHKALVNKPDSFNATALMAAAGEGNMELVTLLLAAGADPKLKDNDGKDALASAKESGNAEVLKLLQTKSK; this is encoded by the coding sequence ATGAAAAAACTTCTTCTCGTTATTGTTTTATTTTCAGGTTTAGCTACCGTCACTCTAGCCCAAACGCCGACTCAAAAGGTGTATGCCGCCGTTGTGAAGAATAAGCCTGCTGACGTAGAGGCCTTACTGAAAGCTGGTGCCGACCCCAATGCTCCCGTTGAAATGATGCCAGGCTTTCCTACTAGCTTTCTGATCCTGGCCGCCGGACGCAGCCAGACCGAAATCGTGAAAATTCTGCTTCAGCATAAAGCCTTAGTCAACAAGCCCGACAGCTTCAATGCCACTGCTCTGATGGCCGCGGCTGGCGAAGGCAACATGGAGCTGGTAACGCTTCTGCTGGCCGCTGGCGCCGATCCTAAGCTAAAAGACAACGATGGCAAAGATGCCTTGGCTAGCGCCAAGGAAAGCGGCAACGCCGAAGTACTGAAGCTCTTGCAAACCAAAAGCAAGTAG
- a CDS encoding urease accessory protein yields the protein MENLLPILFASVAGAGHAFEPDHLLAVSTMVSRRDSTLLAMKDGLYWGLGHTTMIALVGSVILLSRATFLTSGYFEAAVGLMLVVMGLSRLAGKEPLGFKLPTGSEHRVAYTVGLVHGLAGSGALVLLVMSEIRSPLLGMLYLLVFGVGSILGMFGVAGLLSIPYTPRMRLSRRLRLVTGIVSSLVCILYGGWMIYVNV from the coding sequence ATGGAGAACCTGTTACCTATTTTGTTTGCGTCGGTGGCCGGCGCGGGGCACGCTTTCGAGCCCGACCACTTGCTGGCCGTCAGCACCATGGTTTCGCGGCGCGATAGCACCTTGCTTGCCATGAAGGATGGCTTGTACTGGGGGCTTGGCCACACCACCATGATAGCGCTAGTGGGCTCCGTAATCTTACTCAGCCGAGCAACTTTTCTCACCTCCGGCTACTTTGAAGCGGCAGTAGGTTTGATGCTGGTAGTTATGGGGTTGAGCCGGCTGGCAGGCAAAGAGCCGTTGGGTTTCAAACTACCAACGGGCTCGGAACACCGGGTGGCATATACGGTGGGGCTGGTGCACGGCCTAGCGGGCAGCGGGGCGCTAGTGTTGCTGGTGATGAGTGAAATCCGTAGTCCGCTGCTGGGCATGCTCTACTTGTTGGTATTTGGGGTAGGCTCCATCCTGGGCATGTTTGGCGTGGCGGGCCTGCTAAGCATACCCTATACTCCCCGTATGCGCCTAAGCCGCCGTCTGCGGCTGGTTACCGGCATCGTTTCATCATTGGTTTGCATCCTGTACGGTGGCTGGATGATATACGTGAATGTGTAA
- a CDS encoding urease subunit beta, whose amino-acid sequence MHLSPKDLDKLVLHQAGFVAQKRYARGLLLNYPEAMALIATQLLEFIRDGERVAVLMDKGKQLLGLQDVLPGVADMIAEVQVEGTFPDGTKLVTVHHPICRELGNPELALYASGLTRTTSTVVMDNVVHPNPGEYQLASEDIVLNADRATVELDVTNMGDRPVQVGSHYPFFETNAALQFDRALAYGFRLNIPAGTAVRFEPGERKRVTLVALAGERIVYGGNGWIDGKLDEENKAHAVHKVTNAKR is encoded by the coding sequence ATGCACCTTTCGCCCAAAGACCTCGATAAGTTGGTGCTGCACCAAGCCGGTTTTGTAGCTCAAAAGCGCTATGCCCGCGGCCTGTTGCTTAACTATCCCGAAGCCATGGCTCTTATTGCTACGCAGCTCTTGGAGTTTATCCGCGACGGGGAGCGGGTGGCCGTGCTCATGGACAAGGGCAAACAGCTCTTGGGCTTGCAAGATGTGTTGCCCGGCGTGGCCGACATGATAGCCGAAGTACAGGTGGAAGGCACTTTCCCCGATGGCACCAAACTCGTAACGGTGCACCACCCCATCTGCCGCGAACTGGGCAACCCGGAGCTTGCCCTCTATGCCTCCGGCCTCACGCGCACTACCAGCACAGTCGTCATGGACAACGTGGTGCATCCCAACCCCGGCGAGTATCAGTTGGCCTCAGAAGACATCGTCTTGAACGCCGACCGTGCCACCGTAGAGCTAGACGTGACCAATATGGGTGACCGGCCGGTGCAAGTGGGTTCGCACTACCCATTCTTCGAAACAAACGCCGCCCTGCAATTCGACCGAGCCTTAGCCTACGGCTTCCGCCTCAACATCCCCGCCGGCACAGCTGTCCGCTTCGAGCCCGGCGAGCGGAAGCGGGTGACGCTAGTGGCCCTAGCTGGCGAGCGTATCGTGTACGGCGGCAACGGCTGGATTGACGGAAAGCTGGATGAGGAAAACAAAGCACATGCTGTCCATAAAGTCACTAATGCGAAAAGGTAA
- the ureC gene encoding urease subunit alpha yields MSLPINRRAYADMYGPTTGDKVRLGDTDLLIEVEHDYTVYGEECKFGGGKVLRDGMGQAAGIAQADALDLLISNALVVDYTGIYKADIGIKNGRIVGIGKAGNPHIMPGVTPGMVVGVTTEVIAGEGQILTAGAIDCHIHFISPQQIPEALASGITTMVGGGTGPAAGTTATTCTPGAFYLEMMMRATEAYPLNFGFLGKGNTSRPEGLIEQVEAGALGFKLHEDWGTTPAAIDQCLTIAELYDVQVCIHTDTLNESGFVETSTAAFKGRTIHAYHTEGAGGGHAPDIIKICGEPNVIPSSTNPTRPFTVNTIDEHLDMLMVCHHLDRNIPEDVAFAESRIRGETIAAEDILHDMGALSIISSDSQAMGRVGEVLTRTWQTAHKMAQQRGSLPEDAGRGHHNFRVKRYVAKYTINPARAHGFADEVGSVELGKLADLVLWKPQFFGARPEMIIKGGVIVQSQMGDANASIPTPQPAFSRPMFGSLGSAIGPTSMVFVSQTSVAHVQAKYGLSKQVVAVRNCRSVTKKDMALNNYLPNIEVDPETYRVTVDGVHLTCEPATKLPLAQLYNLF; encoded by the coding sequence ATGTCACTCCCCATCAACCGCCGCGCGTACGCCGATATGTACGGCCCCACCACCGGCGACAAAGTGCGCCTTGGCGACACGGATTTGCTGATTGAAGTCGAGCACGATTACACAGTGTACGGCGAGGAATGCAAGTTTGGAGGCGGCAAGGTGCTGCGCGACGGCATGGGCCAAGCGGCTGGCATCGCGCAAGCCGATGCGCTGGACTTGCTAATTAGCAACGCGCTGGTCGTGGACTATACGGGCATCTACAAGGCGGATATTGGTATCAAAAACGGGCGGATTGTGGGTATTGGGAAGGCTGGTAACCCGCACATTATGCCCGGCGTGACACCCGGCATGGTGGTGGGCGTAACCACCGAGGTTATTGCTGGCGAGGGGCAGATTCTAACGGCAGGGGCCATTGACTGTCACATTCACTTCATCAGCCCGCAGCAAATACCAGAGGCGCTGGCTTCGGGCATCACGACGATGGTGGGCGGCGGCACGGGACCGGCGGCTGGCACTACCGCTACCACCTGCACGCCGGGAGCTTTCTACCTGGAAATGATGATGCGTGCCACCGAGGCGTACCCGCTAAACTTCGGCTTCCTAGGCAAAGGCAACACTTCCCGCCCCGAGGGCCTAATTGAACAGGTGGAAGCCGGTGCCCTGGGCTTTAAGCTGCACGAAGATTGGGGCACCACTCCCGCCGCCATCGACCAGTGCCTCACCATTGCCGAGTTGTACGACGTGCAAGTGTGCATCCACACCGATACGCTCAACGAAAGTGGCTTCGTGGAAACCAGCACCGCCGCCTTCAAGGGCCGCACCATCCACGCCTACCACACCGAAGGCGCGGGCGGCGGCCACGCTCCCGACATCATCAAGATATGCGGCGAGCCCAACGTTATTCCCTCGTCCACCAACCCCACCCGGCCGTTCACGGTCAACACCATCGACGAGCACCTGGATATGCTGATGGTCTGCCACCACCTCGACCGGAACATTCCCGAAGACGTGGCCTTTGCCGAAAGTCGCATCCGGGGCGAAACCATTGCCGCCGAAGATATTTTGCACGATATGGGTGCGCTCAGCATCATTTCTTCCGACTCGCAGGCCATGGGCCGAGTGGGCGAAGTGCTGACTCGCACCTGGCAAACGGCCCACAAAATGGCCCAACAGCGTGGCTCCCTGCCTGAGGATGCCGGGCGCGGTCACCACAATTTCCGGGTGAAGCGCTACGTGGCCAAGTACACCATTAACCCTGCCCGCGCCCACGGTTTCGCCGATGAGGTAGGCTCCGTAGAGCTAGGCAAACTGGCCGACTTGGTGCTGTGGAAACCACAGTTTTTCGGTGCCCGCCCCGAGATGATTATCAAGGGCGGCGTGATTGTGCAGTCCCAAATGGGTGACGCCAACGCCTCTATCCCAACGCCACAGCCCGCTTTTTCGCGCCCGATGTTTGGCTCTTTGGGTTCAGCCATTGGGCCGACATCGATGGTGTTTGTTTCGCAGACCTCTGTGGCGCATGTGCAGGCCAAGTACGGCCTCAGCAAGCAAGTAGTAGCCGTGCGCAACTGCCGCAGCGTGACCAAAAAAGATATGGCGCTCAACAACTATCTGCCCAACATTGAAGTCGACCCCGAAACCTATCGCGTAACCGTGGACGGCGTGCATCTCACCTGCGAGCCAGCCACCAAGTTGCCCTTAGCGCAGCTATACAACCTGTTTTAG
- a CDS encoding urease accessory protein UreF has protein sequence MSQFVRLLHLVDSALPTGSFAYSYGLESSFTFGLIKTPTDFRQHLYAYLQQVASLELPFMYSCFTVPALGEELHQLAEEYDAQLLVLTLHRASVTQGKTWLKLLTTFYPDAGLPELRAWFVARQLPLHFTLSFTLALKQADFPLPDLQAVYLHMALRDQLSAAIRLGFLGPLEGHRLQHDFYTVFEHLLARFARQSYQEATRSAFLLDTTQTLHEDIYSKLFQN, from the coding sequence ATGTCTCAATTCGTCCGGCTGTTGCACCTTGTGGACTCTGCTCTGCCGACGGGTTCGTTTGCTTACTCGTATGGGTTGGAGAGCAGTTTCACGTTTGGGTTGATTAAGACGCCAACTGATTTTCGCCAGCATTTGTATGCGTATTTGCAGCAGGTGGCGAGCCTGGAGCTTCCATTTATGTACTCCTGCTTTACCGTACCGGCGTTAGGTGAGGAACTGCACCAATTGGCCGAAGAGTACGATGCGCAATTGCTGGTGCTCACGCTGCACCGGGCCAGCGTGACGCAGGGCAAAACGTGGCTGAAACTGCTAACCACGTTTTACCCTGATGCCGGTTTGCCAGAGCTACGTGCTTGGTTTGTTGCCCGGCAACTACCGCTACACTTTACCCTCAGTTTTACGCTGGCGCTGAAACAAGCTGACTTTCCGCTACCCGATTTGCAAGCAGTGTATCTGCACATGGCATTGCGCGACCAGCTTAGTGCCGCCATCCGCTTGGGCTTCCTTGGCCCATTGGAAGGTCACCGGCTGCAACATGATTTTTACACCGTGTTCGAGCATTTGCTTGCCCGCTTTGCTCGGCAATCTTACCAAGAAGCAACTCGCTCGGCCTTCTTACTCGATACCACGCAAACCTTACACGAGGATATTTACTCTAAACTGTTTCAGAACTAG
- the ureG gene encoding urease accessory protein UreG, with amino-acid sequence MAFADKLALLLHGHTHESMESPGDFNERQTRRLPSYRNFRKRAFTVGIGGPVGTGKTALLKALCERLRSEYQLGVVTNDIFTREDAEFLIRNSALSADRIVGVETGGCPHAAIREDISVNMDALEDLMVRFPTLDLLFVESGGDNLAAHFSRELVDYSIYVIDVSGGDKIPRKGGPGITQSDLLVINKIDLKDLIRADLGVMERDSRRMRGEGPFLFARALDGFGLDEIIEHIHAAKARAFASVNEDRRPR; translated from the coding sequence ATGGCTTTTGCTGATAAACTCGCCCTGCTGCTACACGGCCACACCCACGAGTCAATGGAGTCGCCGGGCGACTTCAACGAGCGGCAAACGCGGCGGCTTCCCTCCTACCGCAATTTCCGCAAGCGCGCATTCACCGTGGGCATTGGAGGGCCGGTAGGCACCGGCAAAACGGCATTGCTTAAAGCCCTGTGCGAGCGGCTGCGCAGCGAGTACCAACTAGGTGTAGTGACCAACGACATTTTCACCCGCGAAGACGCCGAATTTCTAATTCGGAATAGCGCCCTGAGTGCCGACCGCATCGTAGGAGTGGAAACGGGAGGCTGCCCGCACGCGGCTATTCGGGAAGATATTTCGGTGAACATGGACGCGCTGGAAGACCTGATGGTGCGCTTCCCCACCCTAGATCTGCTGTTTGTGGAAAGCGGCGGCGACAACCTGGCCGCCCACTTCAGCCGCGAGCTAGTCGATTATTCCATCTACGTTATCGACGTATCGGGCGGCGACAAAATTCCGCGCAAAGGCGGCCCCGGCATCACGCAGTCCGACTTGCTGGTCATCAACAAAATCGACCTCAAAGACCTTATTCGCGCCGACTTGGGCGTAATGGAGCGCGACTCTCGCCGGATGCGCGGCGAAGGGCCCTTCCTCTTTGCTCGCGCCCTCGACGGTTTCGGCCTCGACGAAATCATTGAGCACATC